In Deltaproteobacteria bacterium, the sequence ACCGGCGAGGGCGAGCGCCTGCCGGTCGACCCCGTCGAGGTGAAGCGCATCCTCGGCGAGCTGGAGCGGACCAAGGCCCTCCTCGCCCTGCAGCACACCTTCGTGCGCTGCACGAGCCTGAACATGGTGCTCCAGGGCGCAGGCCCCGAGCTCACCCGCAAGCTGCGCGCCGACCGGGCGCTGGTGCTGATCTACGACTCGCGCACCAACGCCTTCACCATCCAGTTCCAGCAGGGGCTGCCCTCCATCCCGCAGCACCGGGTCGGCGAGGTGGACCAGGCCTTCTCCACCGCCCAGATCCGCCACATGACGCCGGACCACGACGGCCGGATCGCCATGGCCATCCCGATCCCGGGGAGCGAGCGCTACCCCCAGGGGCTGGTCTACGTCGAGTTCCCCCCCGGCCGGGTGCCGGAGGAGGGGCAGATCGAGATGGCGCGGGCCATGTGCGGCGAGCTGGGCAGCGCCCTGACCCACCACCGCCTGCTGAACCAGGTGCGGGAGGAGGCCGAGGCCCGCTCCAACCTCTCCCGCTACCTCGCCGACCAGGTCGTCGAGGCGGTGCTGGCCGGCAAGATCAATCTCGCCATGGGCGGTGAGCACCGCACGGTGACCGTGCTCTTCACCGACATCCGCTCCTTCACCACCCTCTCGGAGCGGATGCCCCCCGAGCACGTGCTCTCGATGCTCAACGAGTACTTCTCCGAGGCCGTGCCGATCATCAAGCGCTACGAGGGCACGGTGGACAAGTTCATCGGTGACGCCCTGATGGCGGTCTTCGGTGCGCCCAACGAGCTACCCGACCAGGCCCTGCGGGCGGTGCGGGCCGCGGTGGAGATCCGGGACGTCGTCCGCGAGCTGCGCGTCCGCTGGGCCGACCGGCCCTGGGCCGCGCACATGGATGTTTCGAACTTCGCCGTGGGCATCGGCGTGAACACCGGCCCCGCGGTGGCCGGCAACCTCGGCTCGGAGGACCGGCGCGAGTACGGGGTCATCGGTGACGCGGTGAACGTGGCCGCGCGCCTCTGCTCCAAGGCCGGCCCCGACGAGGTCTTCATCGGCGGCGACACCGCCGCCGGGGTGGGCGATCAGATGCAGCTGAAGTTCCTGGAGCCGATGCCGGTGAAGGGCCGGCAGCAGCCGGTGCAGGCCTACAGCGTCCTCTGATCAGGCGATCACGCCGAGCTTCTCGGCGAGGTAGCCCTCGAA encodes:
- a CDS encoding adenylate/guanylate cyclase domain-containing protein, yielding MPCLIQDTPEGPRVFELKETTYIGRAPECDIVLSDASISRRHARIHRVGGKHVLQDEGSRFGSFVNGSKVASFALSEGDRVQLGSVELIYRLDLKLDTGLREITGEGERLPVDPVEVKRILGELERTKALLALQHTFVRCTSLNMVLQGAGPELTRKLRADRALVLIYDSRTNAFTIQFQQGLPSIPQHRVGEVDQAFSTAQIRHMTPDHDGRIAMAIPIPGSERYPQGLVYVEFPPGRVPEEGQIEMARAMCGELGSALTHHRLLNQVREEAEARSNLSRYLADQVVEAVLAGKINLAMGGEHRTVTVLFTDIRSFTTLSERMPPEHVLSMLNEYFSEAVPIIKRYEGTVDKFIGDALMAVFGAPNELPDQALRAVRAAVEIRDVVRELRVRWADRPWAAHMDVSNFAVGIGVNTGPAVAGNLGSEDRREYGVIGDAVNVAARLCSKAGPDEVFIGGDTAAGVGDQMQLKFLEPMPVKGRQQPVQAYSVL